A stretch of the Portunus trituberculatus isolate SZX2019 chromosome 11, ASM1759143v1, whole genome shotgun sequence genome encodes the following:
- the LOC123502365 gene encoding putative nuclease HARBI1, with protein sequence MALELFCGIVDLLQELDYEEIEEIRRLRLPRTVLRDRSDPMVYLTEEEFIQRYRLSKDGVRDVLEEITPYLGRIRDGRGSSVPQYLQLLVSLRYMATGNFQITLSDCAEMSAASVCRFVRRIATAIASTAPRHIHFPDHQETHAIVNEFYRIAQLPGVIGCVDGTHIKIKSPGGDDPEQYCCRKGFMSLNVQGACDAKLRFTNIVCSWPGFTHDARIFENSRIYTKLEHGGYSGHLLGDSAYPCTPFILTPILNPRNEKEERYNAAHIRTRNTIERAFGVWKRRFGILSIPMQTKLGTTKLIIMACAILHNIAISRRYPLVDEPCCPEGNDDNDVNEVRHAAAAAADDEDDDDINGGEMAVDGAEEGANKRRLLIERWF encoded by the exons ATG GCCTTAGAACTTTTCTGTGGCATTGTTGATCTCCTACAAGAACTTGACtatgaggaaatagaagaaattcgGCGCTTGAGATTACCACGTACAGTACTACGGGATCGCAGTGACCCAATGGTATACCTCACGGAAGAGGAATTCATCCAAAG GTATCGACTATCAAAGGATGGCGTAAGGGATGTGCTTGAAGAGATCACACCCTACTTGGGAAGAATACGAGATGGAAGAG GAAGTAGTGTGCCGCAGTACCTGCAGCTTCTTGTGTCGCTTCGCTACATGGCGACAGGAAACTTCCAAATCACGCTCTCAGATTGTGCAGAGATGTCGGCAGCATCCGTTTGCAGATTTGTGAGGCGTATTGCAACAGCAATTGCCTCAACTGCCCCACGCCACATACACTTCCCTGATCATCAAGAGACTCATGCCATTGTCAATGAATTCTACAGGATTGCTCAACTACCTGGAGTAATTGGCTGTGTTGATGGAACTCATATAAAAATCAAAAGTCCTGGGGGGGATGATCCTGAACAGTACTGCTGTAGGAAGGGATTTATGTCCCTAAATGTGCAGGGTGCATGTGATGCAAAATTAAGGTTTACAAATATTGTATGTAGTTGGCCTGGTTTCACACATGATGCAAGAATTTTTGAAAATTCCAGAATTTACACAAAGCTTGAACATGGAGGATATTCTGGGCATCTGTTGGGTGACAGTGCATACCCATGTACTCCTTTTATACTAACTCCAATACTAAATcctagaaatgaaaaagaagagagatacaaTGCAGCACACATTAGAACTAGGAATACTATAGAAAGGGCTTTTGGTGTGTGGAAGAGAAGATTTGGAATCCTAAGTATTCCAATGCAGACCAAGCTTGGTACCACAAAGCTTATTATCATGGCATGTGCTATATTGCATAATATTGCTATTTCAAGGCGGTATCCACTTGTAGATGAGCCATGCTGCCCAGAAggcaatgatgacaatgatgttAATGAGGTTagacatgctgctgctgctgctgctgacgatgaagatgatgatgatataaatgGTGGTGAAATGGCAGTTGATGGTGCTGAGGAGGGTGCTAACAAGAGACGGTTGCTTATCGAAAGGTGGTTTTAG